In Treponema primitia ZAS-2, a genomic segment contains:
- a CDS encoding ComEC/Rec2 family competence protein, which translates to MKRTPFILAGLGAALSFYTLGGLPGRYRVPGTLILVCIPIILVSLSRVLACGLPEGASPSGNFRSTQRHVLAWGLPGEVSSRNYRALHRQALALTGGLVLGIAARGSIDQAPRLGLPPETVRALTGTLAEDPRSTSTGKGMGYLVLNSAVGSGGLRSTAQGRVLVFFPGEALPRVKDFGRGAEIYVEGNFTESSGKGFAAAPLFRASGVHVSKPAPVWEQRRTAIRLALLDKLEAQPWGGLGAALILGVRDSLDSDLAQAYTHAGCSHVLALSGMHLAIVAALAAFFLRKPLGLKPAALAGAALIVLYVTLVGAQPSLERSAIMYLLGTAAILGFLPRQVLSLLAAAFLIQLLIHPSAGDSLSFTLSYLALAGILTVGETVHGLLRGRLPETLAQPLSASLGAYLATTAISASAFGMVRPVGLLAGLIIVPLTTVFMVAALAALGLSFFSPFLSNLVGMGLSALYALLDRLVSLAALVPGINAGGQGRELILSLALASLCLCRGSIHIKRRQALAPFN; encoded by the coding sequence ATGAAAAGAACCCCGTTTATCCTTGCCGGCCTGGGGGCGGCGCTTAGTTTTTACACTCTGGGGGGGCTGCCGGGACGGTACCGCGTTCCTGGTACCCTGATCCTGGTGTGCATCCCCATCATCCTGGTTTCCCTAAGCCGGGTCCTGGCCTGCGGCTTGCCGGAGGGGGCGTCCCCCAGCGGAAACTTCCGGTCCACGCAGCGTCATGTCCTAGCATGGGGCCTGCCGGGGGAAGTGTCCTCTCGCAACTACCGGGCCTTGCACCGGCAGGCTCTGGCCCTGACCGGGGGGCTTGTCCTGGGGATTGCGGCCCGGGGCTCTATTGACCAGGCGCCCCGCCTGGGGCTGCCCCCGGAAACGGTGCGGGCTCTGACCGGGACCCTGGCTGAGGACCCCCGGTCCACCAGTACCGGCAAGGGCATGGGCTACCTGGTGCTGAACAGCGCCGTTGGTTCCGGGGGACTGCGGAGCACCGCCCAAGGCCGGGTACTGGTGTTCTTTCCCGGCGAAGCCCTGCCCCGGGTCAAGGACTTTGGCCGGGGAGCGGAGATTTATGTGGAAGGTAATTTCACCGAAAGTTCCGGCAAGGGCTTTGCCGCCGCCCCACTGTTCCGGGCATCGGGGGTCCACGTCTCAAAGCCCGCCCCGGTCTGGGAACAAAGGCGCACCGCTATTCGCCTGGCCCTGCTGGACAAACTTGAGGCCCAGCCCTGGGGCGGCCTGGGGGCAGCCCTGATCCTGGGGGTCCGGGATAGCCTGGACAGCGACTTGGCCCAGGCTTACACCCATGCGGGCTGTTCCCATGTGCTGGCCCTGTCGGGGATGCACCTGGCCATAGTCGCCGCCCTGGCGGCTTTCTTCCTCCGTAAGCCCCTGGGGCTCAAGCCCGCTGCCCTGGCCGGAGCTGCTTTGATAGTCCTCTATGTTACCCTGGTGGGCGCCCAGCCTTCCCTGGAACGGTCCGCCATCATGTACCTTCTGGGGACCGCCGCGATCCTGGGCTTCCTCCCCCGGCAGGTCCTGTCCCTGCTGGCCGCCGCTTTCCTGATCCAGCTACTCATCCACCCCTCAGCCGGGGACAGCCTCTCCTTCACCCTGTCCTACCTGGCCCTGGCAGGGATACTCACGGTGGGTGAAACCGTCCATGGCCTGCTCCGGGGGCGGCTCCCGGAAACCCTGGCCCAGCCCCTGTCCGCGTCCCTGGGGGCCTACCTGGCCACCACCGCAATAAGCGCCTCGGCTTTCGGTATGGTGAGGCCCGTGGGCCTTTTGGCCGGGCTTATCATCGTCCCCCTGACCACGGTCTTCATGGTAGCCGCCCTTGCCGCCCTGGGCTTGAGCTTCTTCTCCCCCTTCCTGAGCAATCTGGTCGGTATGGGCCTTTCAGCGCTTTACGCCCTGCTGGACCGGCTGGTCTCCCTGGCTGCCCTGGTTCCCGGCATCAACGCCGGCGGCCAGGGACGGGAACTGATCCTGTCCCTGGCTCTGGCTAGCCTATGCCTGTGCCGGGGGAGTATTCACATCAAACGGAGGCAAGCCCTTGCCCCCTTCAATTAA
- a CDS encoding flagellar brake protein, which translates to MMVYILMALVPALAIVVFILHRPAGSSPNSRMLFYAKGKAAGFSRKEIGVLRRIAVRDEMGDQTAVFGDPELLGRCIRTLVQTMRAVGDRDPAGQDFLARLYEYRKKIELGAGQGQGITSSRQMSEGQNLRVVIGNSAMYYAKVIRSGWDYLLITRPANPKLTTAPSWLGQKLAIYFWREEDAGYVFDCEVLDEVYFKGIAAIQVSHSLSLFRTQKRKSIRAKTHKPAYLYILKGGGASTKLEAAPGLKSIVEDLSDTGCAVTIGGKANPGMRVKLQFSLNRAPLSMSGVVRSVDFTEGTNRSLLHIEADPIEQETKNAIFGEVFGVRSQDEDFISFHLAEQELRKKRD; encoded by the coding sequence ATGATGGTATATATACTGATGGCGCTGGTCCCGGCTCTGGCAATTGTGGTGTTTATCCTGCATCGGCCGGCGGGGAGCTCTCCGAATTCCCGGATGTTGTTCTATGCCAAGGGGAAGGCGGCGGGGTTCTCCCGGAAGGAAATTGGGGTGCTCAGGCGTATTGCGGTCCGGGACGAAATGGGGGACCAGACGGCAGTGTTTGGGGACCCGGAGTTACTGGGGCGCTGTATCCGCACTTTGGTGCAGACTATGCGGGCAGTGGGAGACCGGGACCCGGCGGGGCAGGATTTCCTGGCCCGGCTCTACGAATACCGGAAGAAGATTGAGCTGGGGGCCGGGCAGGGTCAGGGTATTACCAGCTCGCGGCAGATGAGCGAAGGTCAGAACCTGCGGGTAGTGATTGGCAATTCCGCTATGTACTACGCAAAGGTTATCAGAAGCGGCTGGGACTACCTGCTCATCACCCGGCCTGCCAACCCTAAGCTGACTACAGCGCCTTCCTGGCTGGGGCAGAAGCTTGCCATCTACTTCTGGCGGGAGGAGGATGCGGGGTATGTGTTTGACTGCGAGGTACTGGACGAGGTGTACTTTAAGGGTATTGCGGCGATCCAGGTGAGTCATTCGCTCTCCCTTTTCAGGACCCAGAAGCGAAAATCTATCCGGGCAAAGACCCATAAGCCGGCCTACCTGTACATCCTGAAAGGTGGTGGAGCGTCCACAAAGCTGGAGGCGGCCCCGGGGCTAAAGAGTATTGTGGAGGATCTGTCCGATACGGGCTGCGCGGTTACCATCGGAGGGAAGGCTAATCCGGGGATGCGGGTTAAGCTTCAGTTCAGCCTGAACCGGGCGCCCCTGAGCATGAGCGGGGTGGTACGTTCTGTGGACTTTACCGAGGGGACTAACCGCTCACTGCTCCACATTGAGGCTGACCCGATAGAGCAGGAAACGAAAAATGCTATCTTTGGCGAGGTGTTTGGGGTGCGGTCCCAGGATGAGGATTTTATCTCCTTCCATCTGGCGGAACAGGAACTGAGAAAGAAGCGCGATTAA
- a CDS encoding CPBP family intramembrane glutamic endopeptidase — MVWRWRIISFIEPLILYWVVFLPVWGAGFAPEAVAGAVEYVPFVPMAELGRIFTYNVPALALVWYLLARSRSVSLGDLAPRRRDLGCFLLAFPGLLVLGSLVALGASLFPELPSPLIGAPRGPAAFLVMALSALSTGYLEESYFRFYLFTRFKEGGVGPVKGLLCSSVLFALCHLYEGPLGVLNAFLAGAFLFALFARRRSLHGLAWAHGGYNAFVYIWTALSL, encoded by the coding sequence ATGGTATGGAGGTGGCGTATTATCAGCTTTATTGAGCCTTTGATCCTCTATTGGGTCGTTTTTCTCCCGGTTTGGGGGGCGGGGTTTGCTCCGGAAGCTGTTGCAGGGGCGGTGGAGTACGTCCCCTTTGTCCCGATGGCGGAATTGGGGCGCATTTTTACTTACAATGTCCCGGCCCTGGCCCTGGTCTGGTACCTGCTTGCCCGTTCCCGGAGCGTTTCTCTGGGCGATCTGGCGCCCCGTCGGCGGGATCTGGGCTGCTTTCTCCTGGCTTTTCCGGGGCTTTTGGTGCTGGGCAGCTTGGTTGCCCTAGGGGCGTCCCTTTTCCCTGAGCTGCCTTCTCCGCTTATTGGGGCGCCCCGGGGACCCGCCGCCTTTCTGGTCATGGCCCTGTCCGCCCTGAGTACGGGCTATCTGGAAGAAAGCTATTTCCGGTTCTACCTGTTTACCCGGTTCAAAGAAGGGGGTGTGGGCCCGGTGAAGGGGCTGCTGTGTTCCAGCGTCCTTTTTGCCCTTTGCCATCTGTACGAGGGGCCTTTGGGGGTGTTGAATGCCTTTTTAGCCGGGGCGTTTCTGTTTGCGCTCTTTGCCCGGCGGCGATCCCTACATGGGTTGGCTTGGGCTCACGGGGGGTATAATGCCTTTGTCTATATCTGGACAGCTCTGTCCCTGTAG
- a CDS encoding rod-binding protein → MDISALGSYYLNESRFEVKAPTATATPAAGTESGNNAFAALLEQAKMDEILSSVPTVDNATMGDEAAGDRAASETRTIPFSTRKPVIDREDKLYEQCLSLETFLVKTLITGMRGTVQKSGLMDDSFAGNMYEDMLYDKYAETYTKNAKFGLADMAYLELTGQRGKVITRN, encoded by the coding sequence ATGGATATCAGCGCCCTGGGTTCCTATTATCTGAATGAAAGCCGGTTCGAGGTGAAAGCGCCGACTGCTACGGCGACCCCGGCGGCGGGGACGGAGAGCGGAAACAATGCCTTCGCAGCGCTCCTGGAACAGGCAAAGATGGACGAAATCTTGAGCTCTGTCCCCACTGTGGACAACGCCACTATGGGCGACGAAGCCGCCGGGGACAGAGCTGCGTCGGAAACTAGGACGATCCCCTTTTCGACCCGCAAGCCTGTGATAGACCGGGAGGACAAGCTCTACGAACAGTGCCTGTCCCTGGAAACCTTCCTGGTAAAAACCCTCATCACCGGCATGCGGGGCACGGTCCAAAAAAGCGGCCTCATGGACGACAGCTTTGCGGGAAATATGTACGAAGATATGCTCTACGACAAATACGCCGAGACCTATACGAAAAACGCCAAGTTCGGCCTGGCGGATATGGCTTACCTGGAACTGACCGGACAGCGTGGTAAGGTAATCACCCGGAACTAA
- the flgG gene encoding flagellar basal-body rod protein FlgG: MVRSLWTGASGMIGQQANIDTISNNLANVNTSGFKKVRSDFEDLLYQTVRTAGTPATEDTVVPVGVQMGHGVKLAATQRMFTQGSLQSTENVYDVAINGEGFFRIQTYDGSYGYTRDGAFKVDENGRLVTSNGYWVLPDIVMPENFLPQTITIARDGRVEVKTPASGDETVQVGQMELYRFPNPVGLNSVGENLYKVTQASGEPIPGQPGYEGMGRLEHKFLEMSNVSVVREMVDLIVAQRAYEFNSKTIQTSDNMLGTATSLKR; encoded by the coding sequence ATGGTACGGAGTTTATGGACCGGCGCGTCCGGCATGATTGGCCAGCAGGCCAATATTGATACGATTTCCAATAACCTGGCAAACGTGAACACTTCGGGCTTCAAGAAGGTCCGCTCTGATTTTGAGGACCTGCTTTATCAGACCGTGAGAACCGCCGGCACCCCTGCCACGGAAGACACGGTGGTTCCCGTGGGGGTCCAGATGGGCCACGGGGTCAAACTTGCCGCCACCCAGCGGATGTTCACCCAGGGCTCCCTCCAGAGCACGGAGAACGTCTACGATGTGGCAATCAATGGGGAAGGCTTTTTCCGCATCCAGACCTACGACGGCTCCTACGGCTATACCCGGGACGGCGCCTTCAAGGTGGACGAAAACGGCCGGCTGGTCACCTCCAACGGCTACTGGGTGCTTCCGGATATTGTGATGCCCGAAAACTTCCTGCCCCAGACCATCACCATTGCCCGGGACGGCCGGGTGGAAGTGAAGACCCCCGCCTCCGGGGATGAAACCGTCCAGGTGGGCCAGATGGAACTCTACCGCTTCCCCAACCCGGTGGGCCTCAACTCGGTGGGCGAAAACCTCTACAAGGTGACCCAGGCCTCCGGTGAACCCATTCCCGGCCAGCCCGGGTATGAGGGCATGGGACGGCTGGAACACAAATTCCTGGAAATGTCCAATGTGTCGGTGGTGCGGGAGATGGTGGACCTCATCGTTGCCCAGCGCGCCTACGAGTTCAACTCCAAGACCATACAGACCAGCGACAACATGCTCGGCACCGCCACGAGCCTGAAGCGCTAG
- the flgF gene encoding flagellar basal-body rod protein FlgF translates to MIRGWYTGASGMRAQQWKLDAVANNLANVEVDGYKKDTAVHKAFPELLMRRMDDDGVYRHPFGSGDAAPIIGKLGMGVELNEIFTDFQQGAMKETQSDFDIALDGKGFFTVLTPWGERYTRNGSFVLGKEGYLETKEGYPVLGDNGPLKVKANNFQVDKEGGVWINAQYADDPELMVSRDGNTWDQTVLLDTLKVVEFDLDRYLQKQGSSLYRATDISGEAQTMELNTRPRVVQGFVEASNVDPVMEMVQMIEVNRAYEANQKMVQSEDSMLGVLLNQTAKFG, encoded by the coding sequence GTGATTAGAGGATGGTATACCGGGGCCAGCGGAATGCGGGCCCAGCAGTGGAAGCTCGATGCAGTGGCGAACAACCTGGCAAACGTGGAAGTGGACGGCTACAAGAAAGACACCGCGGTCCATAAGGCTTTTCCGGAACTCCTGATGCGCCGTATGGATGACGACGGGGTCTATAGGCACCCCTTTGGCTCCGGAGATGCGGCGCCTATTATCGGGAAGCTGGGCATGGGGGTGGAACTGAACGAAATTTTCACCGATTTCCAGCAGGGCGCCATGAAGGAAACCCAGAGCGACTTCGACATTGCCCTGGACGGCAAGGGCTTTTTCACGGTTCTGACCCCCTGGGGTGAACGGTATACCCGGAACGGCTCCTTCGTGTTGGGCAAAGAGGGCTACCTGGAAACTAAAGAGGGCTACCCGGTGTTGGGCGATAATGGCCCCCTGAAGGTTAAGGCGAACAACTTCCAGGTTGATAAAGAAGGGGGGGTCTGGATAAACGCCCAATACGCCGACGACCCGGAACTCATGGTTTCCCGGGACGGCAATACCTGGGACCAGACAGTGCTCCTGGATACTTTGAAGGTGGTGGAATTCGACCTGGACCGGTATTTGCAGAAACAGGGGTCCAGCCTTTACCGGGCCACGGACATTTCCGGGGAAGCCCAGACCATGGAATTGAACACCCGGCCCCGGGTGGTCCAGGGCTTTGTGGAGGCCTCCAATGTGGACCCGGTCATGGAAATGGTCCAAATGATAGAAGTAAACCGCGCCTACGAGGCGAATCAGAAGATGGTACAGAGCGAGGATTCCATGCTCGGGGTCTTGCTCAATCAAACAGCGAAATTCGGATAA
- a CDS encoding DUF4258 domain-containing protein → MLEIADLQALCADETIALTGHVLARMRQRGIRYTDIKHTIQTGEIIEQYATDYPYPSCLISSVDLHIVCGIGNGVLYIITAYRPSAEKWEADGKTRRS, encoded by the coding sequence ATGCTAGAAATTGCCGATTTGCAAGCGTTATGCGCCGATGAAACAATAGCGCTTACCGGGCACGTGCTGGCGCGGATGCGTCAACGGGGCATCCGTTATACAGACATCAAGCATACCATTCAAACGGGGGAAATAATTGAGCAATACGCAACCGATTATCCCTACCCCAGTTGCTTGATAAGTTCGGTTGATTTGCATATCGTTTGTGGTATAGGCAATGGCGTATTGTACATTATCACCGCCTACCGCCCTTCTGCTGAAAAAT